The proteins below come from a single uncultured Carboxylicivirga sp. genomic window:
- a CDS encoding LytTR family DNA-binding domain-containing protein, with product MRVLIIEDEKPASEILVRLLQRYDSNIHIESIIESVQKSVEWLQNPLNNVDLIFMDIHLSDGLSFEIFNKVQVNIPVIFTTAYNEYAIQAFKVNSIDYLLKPINYDDLFHSLEKLESLRQNLSSASQRLKLEELNEALLSYRKTYKERFMVKLGERIKSVTTNKIVLFYAEGRNAFILTEKGNRYIIDYKLEELEEMLNPSEFYRISRSFIVNINQIQEVLVHSNSRLKIKPNVEFDREIIVSREKVAAFKSWFNG from the coding sequence ATGAGAGTACTTATAATTGAAGACGAAAAACCGGCAAGCGAAATTCTTGTCAGATTACTACAACGATACGATTCAAACATTCATATCGAAAGCATTATTGAATCGGTTCAAAAGTCGGTTGAATGGTTGCAAAACCCATTGAATAATGTTGATCTGATTTTTATGGATATTCATCTGTCGGATGGTTTAAGTTTTGAGATATTCAATAAAGTTCAGGTAAATATTCCGGTTATTTTCACCACTGCCTACAACGAGTATGCAATTCAGGCATTCAAAGTAAATAGCATTGATTATTTGTTGAAGCCTATTAATTATGATGATCTGTTTCACAGTCTCGAAAAATTGGAAAGTCTTCGCCAGAACCTTTCTTCGGCCAGTCAACGATTAAAACTGGAAGAACTTAATGAAGCGCTTTTGAGTTACCGAAAAACATACAAAGAGCGTTTTATGGTAAAGCTCGGCGAACGCATTAAATCCGTTACCACCAACAAAATAGTACTTTTCTATGCTGAGGGCCGCAATGCTTTTATTCTGACCGAAAAAGGTAATCGTTACATTATAGACTACAAACTGGAAGAGCTGGAAGAAATGTTGAATCCTTCTGAATTCTATCGCATTAGCCGCTCTTTTATCGTCAATATTAATCAGATACAGGAAGTTTTGGTTCATTCGAATAGTAGATTAAAAATTAAACCAAACGTAGAATTCGATCGCGAAATAATTGTGAGCCGCGAAAAAGTAGCCGCTTTTAAAAGTTGGTTTAACGGGTAA
- a CDS encoding ABC-F family ATP-binding cassette domain-containing protein produces MINYLSAENITQHWGDICLFENINIGLSEGQKVALIARNGAGKTTLLNILAGKTPSNEGNIILRNGITLGYLSQDPYLDAQHTVIEEVFNTESEVVQTIKAYEQAIENNDQQAMGELIEKMDALQAWDYEQRIKQVLSQLKITKFDQPVSELSGGQRKRVALASILISEPDLLILDEPTNHLDLEMVDWLEQYLSKSKATLLMVTHDRYFLDRVCNEIIELADQTIYKYEGNYSYFLQKRQERIETQQAEVEKARNLLRREQEWMNRMPQARATKAKYRVDAFHELKDKASQNLNEQNLELGIAQARLGKKVINLHNISKSFDDKKLIEDFSYKFAPYEKVGIVGKNGTGKSTFLNILTETLQPDTGEVEKGETVVFGYYRQEGIKIDEGKKVIDVISEIADDISLGNNQRMSAAQFLRYFLFPNEMHHVFVSKLSGGEKKRLFLMTVLIKNPNFLILDEPTNDLDIFTLNVLEDYLQSFKGCVLIVSHDRYFLDKVCDHLFAFEGEGRIKDFPGNYSDYNANSKKELRDKAKTEKKASKPAATPQPKEKTKKLSYKEKRELEAIESELEELELKKEELQNQLNSGNLNAEELVEKSALLGQTMELIEEKEMRWLELKEIEEL; encoded by the coding sequence ATGATAAATTACCTATCTGCCGAAAATATAACCCAGCATTGGGGCGACATTTGTTTATTCGAGAACATTAACATCGGATTATCCGAAGGTCAAAAAGTTGCTTTAATTGCACGCAATGGTGCTGGTAAAACTACCTTACTAAATATTTTGGCAGGAAAAACACCCTCTAACGAAGGCAACATCATCTTGCGTAACGGCATTACACTCGGCTATTTAAGTCAGGATCCATACCTCGATGCACAACACACCGTAATTGAAGAGGTATTCAATACCGAAAGTGAAGTGGTACAAACCATCAAAGCTTATGAACAAGCCATCGAAAACAACGATCAGCAAGCAATGGGCGAACTGATTGAAAAGATGGATGCTCTTCAGGCCTGGGATTATGAGCAACGCATCAAGCAGGTTTTATCACAATTAAAGATTACGAAGTTCGATCAACCTGTTTCAGAACTATCAGGAGGTCAGCGTAAGCGTGTAGCATTGGCAAGCATCCTTATTTCCGAACCTGATCTATTAATTTTAGATGAACCTACCAACCACCTCGATTTGGAAATGGTTGATTGGTTAGAGCAATATTTATCAAAGTCAAAAGCAACCTTATTAATGGTTACTCACGACCGGTATTTTCTCGATAGAGTATGTAACGAAATCATTGAGTTAGCCGATCAAACCATCTATAAATACGAAGGCAATTATTCTTACTTTCTGCAAAAACGTCAGGAAAGAATTGAGACACAACAAGCCGAGGTAGAAAAAGCACGAAACCTACTGCGCCGTGAGCAGGAATGGATGAATCGTATGCCACAGGCACGTGCCACCAAAGCCAAATACCGTGTTGATGCTTTTCACGAGTTAAAAGACAAAGCGTCGCAAAACCTGAATGAGCAAAACCTGGAGTTAGGAATAGCACAGGCTCGTTTAGGAAAAAAAGTAATTAACCTGCATAATATCTCTAAATCGTTTGATGATAAAAAACTGATTGAAGATTTTAGCTATAAGTTTGCACCCTACGAAAAGGTTGGTATTGTCGGAAAAAACGGTACAGGTAAATCTACCTTTTTAAATATTCTTACCGAAACACTTCAACCAGACACGGGAGAAGTCGAAAAAGGCGAAACCGTTGTTTTTGGTTATTACCGCCAGGAAGGTATAAAAATTGATGAAGGCAAAAAGGTTATTGATGTTATTTCAGAAATTGCTGATGATATCTCCCTGGGGAATAATCAAAGAATGTCAGCAGCTCAGTTTTTGCGCTATTTCCTGTTTCCAAACGAGATGCACCACGTATTTGTTAGCAAACTAAGTGGTGGAGAAAAGAAGCGCTTATTCCTGATGACAGTTTTAATAAAAAATCCGAACTTTCTAATTCTGGATGAGCCAACCAATGATTTAGATATTTTCACACTAAATGTATTAGAAGACTACCTTCAGAGCTTTAAAGGTTGTGTATTAATTGTATCTCACGATCGTTATTTCCTTGATAAAGTTTGCGATCACCTATTTGCTTTTGAAGGAGAGGGCCGCATCAAAGACTTCCCTGGTAATTACTCTGATTATAATGCTAACTCAAAAAAAGAGCTTCGCGATAAAGCTAAAACTGAGAAAAAAGCATCAAAACCAGCTGCCACACCTCAACCAAAAGAAAAAACAAAAAAGCTAAGCTATAAAGAGAAACGAGAACTAGAAGCCATAGAGTCAGAATTAGAAGAGCTTGAATTAAAGAAAGAGGAATTACAAAACCAATTGAATTCAGGAAACTTAAATGCTGAAGAATTAGTTGAAAAATCAGCACTTTTGGGACAAACAATGGAACTAATCGAAGAAAAAGAAATGCGTTGGCTCGAACTAAAAGAAATAGAAGAATTGTAA
- a CDS encoding ATP-binding protein has translation MPKTLFIILVLFLASYAHNAVAFVDSNYKRELKVGVYHNPPLIFSDSTGKAKGIFIDILENLAKEKDWKLNYQILTLDEVLAATASNLIDIAPCIAYSKKREQYLLYSKDPIFINWGVIYTCLNCKISNISDMEGKMLGIEKRDIHGVAFINLLNDFNIHSNIQTYSNQKQLVDALKSGKVEAIAINKVFGYNVNINKDLRETSILFNPVHLNFATSREAVDLMNELNESVADFLTNSPEVYHSIIDKWMLSPVEKEKPLWLRILMFIFGFIIIILTGYLVYLQFKITKNKNDLNKELKQRAINEKLIAQLVNEKELILNSIDEQVVYIDNHYRILWANKAFKNDSINHFSDEVGLKCYEMTSGRKKPCKHCQIPICIKSEVTEAIEYYDPKHNRYLYTKTSPVYNGGKNPIGYVKVISDITDKKENEQALIAAKEKAEEADFMKSTFLANMSHEIRTPMNAIIGFSELLEDSDLNMEQKHTYLNIIQSNGQQLLKLISDILIFSQLESGHIELQYSSFNVVDILKEIHQQFVSEKAKLDKPDLEINLCIDKLDDNTELHSDNIRLKQIIFNLMTNALKFTQKGSITLGAYTKKKMLVIYVKDTGIGIPKDQLEKIFHRFLQVENTQLKKAEGTGLGLTISNDLITILGGKIKVESKEGVGSTFKVYHPFINQEAYTQLATKQKLRVQ, from the coding sequence ATGCCCAAAACACTTTTTATCATACTTGTTCTTTTTTTGGCGAGTTATGCTCACAATGCCGTTGCTTTTGTTGACAGCAACTACAAGCGTGAGTTAAAAGTTGGTGTTTATCACAACCCTCCTCTCATTTTTTCTGATTCTACGGGTAAAGCCAAAGGCATATTCATAGATATACTCGAAAACTTAGCAAAAGAAAAAGACTGGAAGCTAAACTATCAGATTTTAACACTTGATGAGGTACTTGCAGCTACAGCAAGTAATTTGATCGACATTGCTCCATGTATAGCATATTCAAAAAAACGGGAACAATATCTTTTATACTCTAAAGACCCCATCTTTATTAATTGGGGCGTTATTTACACCTGTTTAAATTGTAAAATCAGCAATATCTCCGACATGGAAGGTAAAATGCTAGGCATTGAAAAAAGAGATATTCATGGTGTGGCATTTATTAATTTACTTAACGATTTTAACATACATTCTAACATACAAACTTATTCAAATCAAAAACAACTAGTTGATGCATTAAAATCAGGTAAAGTTGAAGCAATTGCTATCAATAAGGTGTTTGGTTACAATGTTAACATCAACAAAGATCTTAGAGAGACATCAATTTTATTTAACCCTGTACATCTTAACTTTGCAACTAGTCGCGAAGCGGTTGATCTAATGAATGAGCTCAACGAATCAGTTGCTGATTTTTTAACAAACTCTCCTGAAGTTTACCATTCCATTATCGATAAATGGATGCTTTCTCCTGTTGAAAAAGAGAAACCATTATGGTTGCGCATTTTAATGTTCATATTTGGTTTTATCATCATCATTTTAACCGGATATCTTGTCTATCTTCAATTTAAAATTACAAAAAACAAAAACGACCTAAACAAAGAGTTAAAGCAACGAGCTATAAATGAGAAACTAATAGCTCAACTGGTTAACGAAAAAGAACTAATTCTAAACAGTATTGATGAGCAAGTAGTATACATCGATAATCATTACAGAATTCTTTGGGCTAATAAAGCATTTAAAAATGATTCAATTAATCATTTCTCTGATGAAGTTGGTTTGAAATGTTATGAAATGACGAGCGGCAGAAAAAAGCCTTGTAAACATTGTCAAATTCCAATCTGTATAAAATCAGAAGTAACGGAAGCAATTGAATACTACGACCCAAAACACAATAGATATCTATACACCAAAACCAGTCCGGTTTATAATGGAGGAAAGAACCCAATTGGCTATGTAAAAGTAATCTCCGACATCACTGACAAAAAGGAGAATGAACAAGCTTTAATTGCAGCCAAAGAAAAAGCCGAAGAAGCAGATTTTATGAAATCTACCTTTTTAGCTAATATGTCGCACGAAATCAGAACTCCGATGAATGCCATTATTGGTTTCTCAGAATTACTGGAAGATTCTGATTTGAACATGGAACAAAAACACACTTATTTAAATATTATTCAATCGAATGGTCAACAACTATTAAAGTTAATTTCTGATATTCTAATATTTTCACAACTCGAAAGTGGCCATATCGAATTACAATATTCCTCTTTTAATGTTGTTGATATACTAAAAGAAATTCATCAACAATTCGTTAGCGAAAAGGCGAAACTAGACAAGCCTGATCTGGAGATCAACCTATGCATTGATAAACTTGATGACAATACTGAACTTCACTCAGACAATATCCGCTTAAAGCAAATTATATTCAACCTAATGACCAATGCCTTAAAATTCACACAAAAAGGAAGCATTACTTTAGGGGCTTACACGAAAAAGAAAATGCTTGTTATTTATGTAAAAGACACTGGCATTGGAATACCCAAAGATCAACTGGAAAAAATCTTCCATCGTTTTCTTCAGGTTGAAAATACCCAACTTAAAAAGGCTGAAGGTACCGGCTTAGGCTTAACCATATCCAACGACCTAATAACCATACTTGGAGGTAAAATAAAAGTAGAATCGAAAGAAGGTGTTGGTAGTACTTTTAAAGTGTATCACCCATTTATTAATCAGGAAGCCTACACTCAATTAGCCACCAAACAGAAACTAAGAGTACAATAA
- a CDS encoding prephenate dehydratase, which translates to MKPKKKIAIQGWPGANHEIAAKAYFEEDNLEMIPCLTFPDLFQTLKEDRSIYGIIAIENTLVGSILQNYTMLKDSDLVIIGEYKLRIKHQLMALPGQTIEDIREVHSHPMALAQCEEYFKDYPHIKLIASEDTALSAKLIYEEKREGIAAIASELAADMYHLNIIASGIETNKRNYTRFLVITDRALTETDELLAQNRINKSSLVFSLPHDEGSLSKVLTVLSFYNINLTKIQSLPIVGQEWEYLFYIDLTFNDYKRYLQSLDAIRPLCKKLKILGEYEKGKQSYPIQNGNIVETANHE; encoded by the coding sequence ATGAAACCAAAGAAAAAAATAGCAATACAGGGTTGGCCAGGCGCAAACCACGAAATAGCTGCCAAAGCCTATTTTGAAGAGGATAATCTGGAGATGATTCCTTGCCTTACCTTCCCCGATTTGTTTCAAACATTAAAAGAGGATAGATCCATTTACGGGATTATTGCTATTGAAAATACTTTGGTAGGTAGCATCTTGCAAAACTACACCATGCTAAAGGATAGCGATCTGGTAATTATTGGCGAATACAAATTACGCATCAAGCACCAGTTGATGGCCTTACCCGGACAAACCATTGAAGATATCCGCGAGGTTCACTCGCACCCAATGGCTCTGGCACAATGCGAGGAGTACTTTAAAGATTATCCACACATTAAATTGATTGCTTCAGAAGATACTGCCTTAAGTGCTAAACTAATTTACGAAGAAAAACGAGAGGGTATTGCGGCTATTGCCTCTGAACTAGCAGCTGATATGTACCATCTTAATATTATTGCCAGCGGAATAGAAACCAATAAACGTAACTACACCCGCTTTTTGGTTATTACCGACAGAGCTTTAACCGAAACTGACGAATTATTAGCTCAAAACCGCATTAATAAATCATCATTGGTATTTTCATTACCTCACGATGAAGGAAGCTTATCTAAAGTGCTAACCGTTTTGAGTTTTTATAACATAAACTTAACTAAAATTCAATCTCTACCCATTGTTGGACAAGAGTGGGAGTATTTATTTTACATCGATCTTACATTTAATGATTATAAACGCTATTTACAATCATTAGATGCGATACGACCTTTGTGCAAAAAATTAAAGATTTTAGGTGAGTACGAAAAAGGAAAACAATCATACCCTATTCAAAACGGTAATATAGTAGAAACTGCAAATCATGAATAA
- a CDS encoding aminotransferase class I/II-fold pyridoxal phosphate-dependent enzyme, with translation MNNIKPADRINQVEEYYFSIKLKELDKLRKEGKSIINLGIGNPDMAPAPSVIEEIAKQSQVETNHGYQSYVGIPELREAFSSWYERYYGVKADATTEILPLMGSKEGIMHITLAFLNPGDGVLVPNPGYPTYASASKIAQATLIPYDLDENNGWLPNLDELEKQDLSKVKLMWINYPNMPTGANANTSFFEKVIAFGKKHNIVICNDNPYSFILNDSPQSILSIEGAKDIAIELNSLSKSHNMAGWRVGAAFSNPTFIQYILRVKSNMDSGMFRPLQLAAVKALELDSDWYSTVNQEYKQRRVLVQDIMDILECTYDTNQTGMFVWARIPEKYKDSGELSDKILYGVDVFITPGLIFGEIGNRYIRISLCTKQEVLIEAKQRIENIIKQ, from the coding sequence ATGAATAACATAAAACCAGCCGATAGAATCAACCAGGTAGAAGAATACTACTTTTCTATCAAACTAAAAGAGCTTGACAAATTACGTAAAGAAGGTAAGTCAATTATTAATCTGGGTATTGGAAACCCTGATATGGCCCCTGCCCCATCGGTTATTGAAGAAATTGCAAAACAGAGCCAGGTAGAGACCAATCATGGTTACCAAAGCTATGTGGGTATTCCTGAACTTCGTGAAGCTTTCAGTAGCTGGTACGAGAGATATTACGGTGTAAAAGCCGATGCTACAACAGAGATTTTACCATTGATGGGATCAAAAGAAGGAATCATGCACATTACTCTTGCATTCCTTAATCCGGGCGATGGAGTATTGGTTCCTAATCCGGGATATCCAACTTATGCATCAGCAAGTAAAATTGCACAAGCTACTTTAATCCCTTATGATTTGGATGAAAACAATGGCTGGTTACCTAACCTCGATGAACTGGAGAAACAGGATTTGAGCAAGGTGAAACTCATGTGGATTAACTATCCAAACATGCCAACAGGTGCCAATGCCAATACCAGCTTTTTCGAGAAGGTGATTGCCTTTGGAAAGAAGCACAACATCGTTATTTGTAACGATAACCCATATAGCTTTATCCTGAATGATTCACCTCAGAGTATTTTATCTATTGAAGGAGCCAAAGACATTGCCATTGAGCTGAACTCACTGAGCAAATCACACAATATGGCCGGATGGCGTGTGGGTGCAGCATTCTCAAACCCTACTTTCATTCAATATATATTAAGAGTGAAAAGTAATATGGACTCAGGAATGTTCAGACCCTTACAATTAGCGGCTGTTAAAGCTTTGGAACTAGACAGCGACTGGTACAGCACCGTTAACCAAGAATACAAACAACGCAGAGTACTGGTTCAGGATATAATGGACATACTGGAATGTACTTACGATACCAATCAAACAGGAATGTTTGTATGGGCTCGTATTCCTGAGAAATATAAAGATAGTGGTGAATTATCTGACAAGATCTTATACGGAGTTGATGTATTTATCACACCTGGCCTGATATTTGGTGAGATTGGCAACCGATACATACGAATAAGCCTGTGCACTAAACAAGAAGTATTAATTGAAGCAAAACAAAGAATAGAAAATATAATAAAACAATAA
- a CDS encoding bifunctional 3-deoxy-7-phosphoheptulonate synthase/chorismate mutase type II, giving the protein MENKLDLLPLELPGYKLERPMLIAGPCSAETEEQVLTTAKQLAAQGVKIFRSGIWKPRTRPGAFEGVGTVGLPWLKKVKEETGMFISIEVATAHHVYEALKFGVDMLWVGARTTANPFAVQEVADALAGVDIPVLVKNPVNPDLELWIGAMERINQAGIKRLGAIHRGFSTYDKTKYRNNPEWQIPIELRRRIPNLPIITDPSHISGKSEMIAEVSQEAMDLNFDGLIIESHMCPEKAWSDASQQVTPDHLKTIMDDLVVRESAIGEKPRVDLDELRKKIDLLDQQLLETLSSRMKISEAIGKYKYDNDITILQTRRYDEIMNKRRNQAEENKLNPEFVVKVFEHIHEESINRQNIVMNKELSKKK; this is encoded by the coding sequence ATGGAAAATAAACTGGATTTACTACCATTGGAATTACCAGGATACAAACTGGAGCGTCCTATGTTGATTGCAGGCCCTTGTAGCGCCGAAACAGAAGAGCAAGTATTAACTACAGCTAAACAACTAGCTGCTCAGGGAGTGAAAATATTCCGTTCAGGAATTTGGAAACCACGTACTCGCCCGGGTGCTTTTGAAGGAGTTGGAACCGTTGGTTTACCTTGGTTGAAAAAGGTGAAAGAAGAAACGGGTATGTTTATCAGCATTGAGGTAGCCACAGCTCATCATGTATACGAAGCCTTGAAATTTGGTGTGGATATGCTTTGGGTAGGTGCTCGTACTACTGCTAACCCTTTTGCAGTGCAGGAAGTAGCTGATGCATTAGCGGGTGTTGACATTCCTGTGTTGGTTAAAAACCCGGTAAATCCCGATTTAGAATTATGGATTGGTGCTATGGAAAGAATCAACCAGGCAGGCATTAAGCGTTTAGGTGCTATCCACCGCGGATTCAGTACTTACGACAAAACCAAATATCGTAACAATCCTGAGTGGCAGATTCCTATTGAGCTTCGTCGTCGTATTCCTAATTTGCCAATCATTACTGACCCTAGCCACATCTCGGGTAAGAGTGAAATGATTGCTGAAGTATCGCAGGAAGCAATGGACTTAAACTTCGATGGTTTAATCATCGAATCGCATATGTGTCCTGAAAAAGCATGGAGTGATGCCAGCCAACAGGTAACACCCGATCATTTAAAAACAATAATGGATGACTTGGTGGTTCGCGAATCAGCTATTGGTGAAAAACCACGTGTTGACTTAGATGAGTTACGTAAAAAAATCGATTTACTTGATCAACAATTGCTTGAGACATTAAGCTCACGTATGAAGATTTCGGAAGCTATTGGTAAGTACAAATATGATAACGATATTACCATTCTTCAAACTCGTCGTTACGATGAAATTATGAATAAACGTCGTAATCAGGCTGAGGAAAACAAATTGAATCCTGAATTTGTGGTAAAAGTGTTCGAACACATTCACGAGGAATCAATCAATCGTCAGAATATTGTGATGAATAAAGAATTATCTAAGAAAAAATAA
- a CDS encoding prephenate dehydrogenase/arogenate dehydrogenase family protein, translated as MKICILGAGKMGTWLTDALCLDHEVAIFDRDMSKLRYVFNTQRLTKFEEITEFAPEILINAVTLKYTLPAFKEVLPYVPKTCILSDISSVKTGLQEFYEESGYRYVSTHPMFGPTFANLKDLSMHHAIIITQGDHLGKTFFKDFFSSLKLNIHEYSFDGHDETIAYSLSIPFASSLVFGACMKHQEAPGTTFSKHMDIAKGLMSEEDYLLTEILFNPYTYQQVENIRFQLKNLLGLIEKKDTEGLQEFINMVRKNIE; from the coding sequence ATGAAAATCTGTATTCTTGGAGCAGGGAAAATGGGTACCTGGTTAACCGATGCCCTTTGTCTCGATCATGAAGTTGCTATTTTTGACCGCGATATGAGCAAGCTTCGATACGTATTTAATACGCAACGTTTAACTAAATTCGAAGAAATTACCGAGTTTGCTCCTGAGATTTTAATCAATGCAGTAACACTTAAATATACCTTACCTGCTTTCAAAGAGGTATTACCCTATGTTCCTAAAACATGTATTTTATCCGATATTTCATCGGTTAAAACAGGCCTTCAGGAATTTTACGAAGAAAGTGGTTATCGTTACGTGTCAACTCACCCTATGTTTGGTCCTACCTTTGCCAATCTTAAGGATTTGAGCATGCATCATGCCATTATTATTACACAAGGAGATCATTTGGGCAAAACCTTTTTTAAAGATTTCTTCAGCTCTTTAAAACTAAATATTCACGAATACAGTTTTGACGGACATGACGAAACCATTGCTTACTCTTTGTCTATCCCCTTTGCATCATCGTTGGTTTTTGGTGCGTGTATGAAACATCAGGAGGCTCCGGGTACAACCTTCAGCAAGCATATGGATATTGCCAAAGGTTTGATGTCGGAAGAAGATTATTTATTAACTGAGATTCTTTTTAACCCATACACTTACCAACAGGTTGAGAATATACGTTTTCAACTTAAGAACTTATTGGGTCTGATTGAGAAGAAAGATACCGAAGGACTACAAGAGTTTATAAATATGGTTCGAAAGAATATTGAGTAA
- the istB gene encoding IS21-like element helper ATPase IstB produces the protein MDNYTNNEIIKYSKELRLPVFRRDFKHIAQEAAKENLDYEQYLLKLMEKEFEVRLENRKKSQIRLAGFPAKMYLGDLKRDQLPPDANEKLPLLERLDFIAEGQNIVLAGNPGTGKTHIATGLGLKACMQGYKVLFTTVHRLLTQLREAHSERSLRQMELKFEKYDLVICDEFGYISFDKEGSELLFNHLSLRVGRKSTIITTNLGFDRWEEIFGDPVLTAALVDRLTHKAYLINMNGESYRLKETKQMMKK, from the coding sequence ATGGATAATTATACAAATAACGAAATCATCAAATACAGCAAAGAGCTTAGATTGCCTGTTTTCAGAAGAGATTTTAAGCATATAGCCCAGGAAGCAGCCAAAGAAAATCTGGATTACGAACAATATCTGCTCAAATTAATGGAAAAAGAGTTTGAAGTACGCCTTGAAAACCGAAAGAAATCACAGATCAGGTTAGCCGGTTTTCCTGCTAAAATGTATCTGGGTGATTTAAAAAGAGACCAGTTGCCACCCGATGCAAATGAAAAACTACCATTGTTGGAAAGGCTTGATTTTATCGCTGAAGGTCAAAACATAGTATTGGCAGGTAATCCGGGAACGGGTAAAACTCATATTGCAACAGGCTTAGGTCTTAAAGCTTGCATGCAAGGCTACAAAGTGCTTTTTACAACGGTGCACCGACTGCTAACCCAACTACGAGAGGCTCACTCTGAACGTTCATTACGCCAAATGGAACTTAAGTTTGAAAAATACGATCTGGTTATATGTGATGAATTTGGTTATATCTCCTTTGATAAAGAAGGTTCTGAACTTCTTTTTAACCATTTATCATTAAGGGTTGGACGTAAATCAACCATTATTACAACCAATCTTGGTTTTGATCGATGGGAAGAAATATTTGGAGATCCAGTATTAACAGCTGCTCTTGTCGACAGACTGACTCATAAGGCATACTTAATAAATATGAATGGTGAATCGTACAGACTAAAAGAAACAAAGCAAATGATGAAAAAATGA